GTTAATGTTACGCCCTTTTGCAAAATTCTTGGGGGATAATTTAGCCGAGGATTCGGTGCTAACGGTTGCGTCGAATCTAGATTGGCCGCGATCCGGTGATGAGGATATCCACCAGTCTCTTCGCGCTTTGCTGCCAGTCAGGGCTGGACGGCACGTGGGAGACGCCGATGAGCGCCCGAAGTAAATCGAAGGGTTCGATGTCCTTGCGGATGTCGCGACTCTTGATTGCGCGCTTCACCAGCGCGTCAATCGCTCCATTAATTTGAGCGCGGGAGCCTTCGTACAGCTTCGAGGGACCTCCGATAAACGTATTCAGCGCCGGGGCAATGATCTGCTTCGTCGCGATGTAATCCACGAACAATAACATCCAGGCGCGCAAGGCCTCAATTGGGGGCATGGCCTCGGCAAACTTGCGTTCCGCCGCAGCTAACTTTTCTACCTCGATGCGATAGACCGCCTCGATCAGCGCATCGCGAGTCGGGAAATGACGATACAG
Above is a window of Candidatus Sulfotelmatobacter sp. DNA encoding:
- a CDS encoding TetR/AcrR family transcriptional regulator, with the translated sequence MTKKRSQSSPRKPRTDAQRNRERILEVAKQAFTRAGANASLDEIAKDAGVGAGTLYRHFPTRDALIEAVYRIEVEKLAAAERKFAEAMPPIEALRAWMLLFVDYIATKQIIAPALNTFIGGPSKLYEGSRAQINGAIDALVKRAIKSRDIRKDIEPFDLLRALIGVSHVPSSPDWQQSAKRLVDILITGSRPI